A single region of the Latilactobacillus curvatus JCM 1096 = DSM 20019 genome encodes:
- a CDS encoding DUF1836 domain-containing protein, producing the protein MQSQEFEKWLGDFQQLRLPLWSEFPDLDLYMDQVISEVNKRLSPLLDVKITKTMINSYVKMAIIERPEKKRYNRDHLAELIVVSIMKLVFPLDVIKQGISQSLANDTAGKAYDQFVRLFNAEIANINAQSTVNEFNLNEEPLNIVQKVAVKSVIYKLIGTKLVTLEEPVSIL; encoded by the coding sequence ATGCAATCACAAGAATTTGAAAAATGGTTGGGTGACTTTCAACAATTGCGGTTACCATTATGGTCTGAATTTCCAGATTTAGACCTCTATATGGACCAAGTCATTAGTGAGGTCAATAAACGACTGAGTCCTTTGTTGGACGTTAAAATAACGAAAACAATGATTAATAGCTATGTCAAAATGGCGATTATTGAACGACCGGAAAAGAAACGCTATAATCGGGATCATTTAGCCGAATTGATTGTGGTCAGCATTATGAAATTAGTCTTCCCGCTCGATGTCATTAAACAAGGGATTTCGCAATCGTTGGCAAACGACACCGCTGGTAAGGCATATGATCAGTTTGTGCGGTTATTTAATGCCGAAATTGCGAATATTAACGCGCAATCAACGGTTAATGAATTCAATTTAAACGAGGAACCGCTCAACATTGTTCAAAAAGTAGCCGTTAAATCCGTTATTTATAAGCTAATTGGGACGAAGTTGGTTACCTTAGAAGAACCCGTTTCTATCTTATAA
- a CDS encoding DegV family protein has product MKIAVVTDSTAYLTEQQVKDHHLFVVPIPVILDGQVYDEGVDITTEEFYQKLKTSETFPSTSQPPLGEMLKLYEDLGNEGYDAVISIHLASTISGFVTTLKNAASTIDNIQVVPYDSGITVMLMGYLAMEAARMARDPEVTVDQIIARLDDLKSTMDECFIVNDLQNLVRGGRLSNASAFIGSMLKIKPLLTFDADTNKITAFEKVRSLKKAYARAEQIFAETAERVDYPLRALIIHANDEPAAIAWRDKLQANYPDLPIDISYFGPVIGTHLGEKAIALAWIKDFDKA; this is encoded by the coding sequence ATGAAAATTGCTGTAGTCACTGATAGTACCGCTTATCTCACAGAACAGCAAGTGAAAGACCATCATCTCTTCGTCGTACCTATTCCGGTTATCCTTGATGGCCAGGTCTATGATGAAGGCGTTGATATAACCACTGAAGAGTTCTATCAAAAATTAAAAACATCCGAAACATTCCCCAGTACATCACAACCACCACTGGGTGAAATGTTAAAACTATACGAAGACCTCGGCAACGAAGGGTATGATGCTGTCATCAGCATCCACCTTGCTAGTACCATCTCTGGGTTTGTCACGACATTGAAAAATGCGGCAAGCACCATCGATAACATCCAGGTTGTCCCATACGATTCAGGGATTACTGTGATGTTAATGGGCTACTTAGCAATGGAAGCGGCCAGAATGGCACGCGACCCAGAAGTGACCGTCGACCAGATTATCGCACGCCTTGACGATCTAAAAAGCACAATGGATGAATGTTTCATTGTTAACGACTTACAAAACTTAGTGCGTGGTGGTCGTTTATCAAACGCATCTGCTTTTATTGGTAGCATGTTGAAGATTAAACCGCTTTTAACGTTTGACGCTGACACTAACAAAATTACGGCATTTGAGAAGGTTCGTTCATTGAAGAAGGCTTACGCCCGCGCTGAACAAATTTTTGCTGAAACAGCCGAACGTGTTGACTATCCATTACGCGCACTAATCATTCACGCTAACGATGAACCAGCAGCGATTGCATGGCGTGATAAGCTTCAAGCAAACTATCCAGACTTACCAATTGATATCAGCTACTTTGGCCCAGTTATCGGGACCCATCTTGGTGAAAAAGCCATTGCACTTGCTTGGATTAAAGATTTTGATAAAGCCTAA
- a CDS encoding MarR family winged helix-turn-helix transcriptional regulator produces MRSTLATFNQLNLLYQEQKKHWALRLNLKLAQVNILMAIEPDQERISHAELTTLTKLDASTLSRQLNTMAQEGLLTKVTGADPRQRVYALTPTAKTALSTLQQLQTELENHIQQNWSTDEQQLLKILLNRYYQSFNRPLK; encoded by the coding sequence GTGCGCTCAACCTTAGCAACGTTTAATCAACTGAATCTATTGTATCAAGAACAAAAGAAACACTGGGCGCTACGACTCAACTTGAAGTTAGCCCAAGTCAATATTCTAATGGCCATTGAACCCGATCAAGAACGCATTTCGCACGCAGAATTAACCACGTTAACCAAACTCGATGCATCGACACTCAGTCGGCAGTTAAATACGATGGCTCAAGAAGGGCTGTTAACAAAAGTGACCGGGGCTGATCCGCGCCAACGCGTTTACGCATTAACACCGACCGCCAAAACGGCATTAAGTACGTTGCAACAACTTCAAACTGAACTTGAAAATCACATTCAACAAAACTGGAGTACCGATGAACAGCAACTTTTAAAAATCCTACTGAACCGTTATTATCAAAGCTTTAATCGACCATTAAAATGA
- a CDS encoding NFACT RNA binding domain-containing protein → MTFDGLMTHAVVNELNTTLADGKITKIQQPYPNEVILTIRANRKTYPLLLSAHPSYARVQVTRVPYANPATPPNFAMSLRKYLDGAILENIKQIESDRILRFTFKSRNELGDLQQLCLIVELMGRHSNVILINQATNKILDLIRHVGVSQNRYRFLMPGADYVSPPAATGVDGFTTDLKTLDWLSYYNEAADEQVKWLQQHFQGMSRESAVELQTRLMDHDNYLAVVTDFFKQFDQVTPTLTVGEKKSWFTAFPYESLTGTLSHFDTLSELLDQYYLHKAQRDRVQQQGGALIHFIRNEIQKDEKKLKKLQKTLKAADSADDYRIKGEILTTYLREVERGMTEVTLPNFYDNNEPLKITLSNQISPSKNAQKYFSKYQKLRNSIAYVNEQMAKTEAELAYFNTIMAQIEIAEPKDLEDIKAELQAEGYLKAKKTGAKKQKRYKISEPEVFYASDGTRIFVGKNNYQNDQLTLKKAHKTDIWLHVKNIPGSHVIIDSPDPSEDTLQEAGNLAAYFSKARLSAAVPVDYIQVKKIKKPNGARPGFVIYEGQQTLYTTPDEQLVQKLRNKPVQD, encoded by the coding sequence ATGACCTTTGATGGTTTAATGACCCACGCCGTTGTAAATGAGCTAAATACAACTTTAGCAGACGGCAAAATTACGAAAATTCAACAACCTTATCCAAACGAAGTAATCTTAACGATTCGGGCAAATCGTAAGACCTATCCCCTTCTCCTATCAGCCCACCCATCTTATGCGCGAGTGCAAGTGACGCGGGTGCCTTATGCAAACCCCGCAACGCCACCGAACTTCGCGATGTCTTTACGGAAGTATTTAGATGGCGCCATTTTAGAAAACATCAAGCAAATTGAAAGTGATCGGATTCTAAGATTCACATTTAAATCACGGAATGAACTGGGGGACTTACAACAACTATGCTTAATCGTTGAATTGATGGGCCGCCATAGTAATGTGATTTTGATTAATCAAGCGACCAATAAGATTCTAGATTTAATCCGGCACGTCGGTGTTTCGCAAAACCGTTATCGGTTCTTAATGCCTGGTGCCGATTATGTTAGTCCACCGGCTGCAACCGGGGTTGATGGTTTTACGACTGATTTAAAGACGCTTGATTGGTTAAGTTATTATAACGAAGCTGCTGATGAACAAGTCAAATGGTTACAACAACACTTCCAAGGGATGAGTCGTGAAAGTGCCGTTGAACTACAAACCCGTTTAATGGATCATGACAATTATTTGGCGGTTGTGACTGATTTCTTCAAGCAATTCGACCAAGTGACACCAACGTTAACAGTTGGTGAAAAGAAGTCGTGGTTCACGGCCTTCCCATATGAGAGCCTGACAGGGACACTGAGCCATTTTGACACGTTGAGTGAGCTGTTAGACCAATATTACTTACACAAGGCGCAGCGTGACCGAGTGCAGCAACAAGGTGGTGCGCTCATCCACTTCATCCGCAACGAGATTCAAAAGGATGAAAAGAAACTGAAAAAACTACAAAAAACGTTAAAAGCAGCCGACAGTGCTGATGATTACCGGATTAAGGGTGAAATTTTGACCACCTATTTGCGGGAAGTCGAACGTGGCATGACTGAAGTCACGTTGCCCAATTTCTACGACAATAACGAACCGCTTAAGATTACCTTGTCGAACCAGATTAGCCCTTCAAAAAATGCGCAGAAGTATTTCTCGAAATATCAGAAGCTCCGGAATTCAATTGCCTACGTCAATGAACAAATGGCAAAGACCGAAGCAGAACTTGCCTACTTCAACACGATTATGGCGCAAATTGAAATTGCTGAACCCAAAGATTTAGAGGATATCAAAGCTGAATTACAGGCTGAAGGTTATTTAAAGGCTAAGAAAACCGGTGCCAAGAAGCAGAAACGTTACAAGATTAGTGAACCTGAAGTTTTCTATGCGAGTGATGGTACCCGGATTTTCGTTGGCAAGAATAACTATCAAAATGATCAATTAACCTTGAAAAAAGCCCATAAAACTGATATCTGGTTGCATGTGAAGAACATTCCCGGGTCTCATGTGATTATTGATAGCCCAGATCCATCAGAAGATACGCTTCAAGAAGCCGGCAACTTAGCGGCCTACTTCTCGAAGGCGCGCTTATCAGCGGCCGTGCCAGTTGATTATATTCAGGTTAAGAAGATTAAAAAACCGAACGGTGCGCGACCAGGGTTTGTGATTTACGAAGGGCAACAAACACTTTATACGACACCAGACGAGCAACTCGTTCAAAAGCTACGTAACAAACCTGTGCAAGACTAA
- the pyrE gene encoding orotate phosphoribosyltransferase: protein MTTIAHQVAQALIDIHAVSLSPNNPFTWASGLRSPIYCDNRLTIGYPKVRKLIASNLAAAIKAQFPDVEVIGGTATAGIPHAAWVAAELDLPMVYIRSKPKDHGQGRQIEGPFKAGQKLVLIDDLISTGGSVLQAAAAAQKEGAEVLGIFGIFSYELAAGQQNFATANLPLTTLSNFSALLAVEEAADNLTPEQATSLNEWRQDPQAWSDAH, encoded by the coding sequence ATGACAACAATTGCACACCAAGTCGCACAAGCCTTAATCGATATTCATGCCGTCAGTCTCAGTCCTAACAACCCTTTTACTTGGGCGAGTGGGCTAAGAAGTCCCATCTATTGCGATAACCGTTTAACGATTGGTTATCCCAAAGTCCGCAAGCTCATTGCCAGCAACTTAGCTGCGGCAATCAAAGCGCAATTCCCAGACGTTGAAGTCATCGGCGGAACAGCAACCGCGGGGATTCCCCATGCTGCATGGGTCGCAGCCGAACTCGACTTACCGATGGTTTACATTCGGTCGAAACCGAAAGATCACGGTCAAGGCCGTCAAATCGAAGGACCGTTTAAAGCCGGTCAAAAATTAGTCCTCATTGACGATTTAATTTCAACCGGCGGGAGTGTCTTACAAGCAGCGGCCGCCGCTCAAAAAGAGGGCGCAGAAGTCCTTGGTATTTTTGGCATCTTTTCATACGAACTAGCAGCCGGCCAACAGAATTTCGCAACTGCTAACTTACCACTAACGACCTTATCGAATTTCTCCGCCTTATTAGCGGTCGAAGAAGCCGCTGATAACTTAACTCCAGAACAAGCTACATCACTCAATGAATGGCGCCAAGACCCACAAGCATGGTCAGACGCCCATTAG
- the pyrF gene encoding orotidine-5'-phosphate decarboxylase — translation MTNPLIIALDFPDWETTDRFLVQFPTDESLFVKVGMELFYQEGPQLIKTLKARGYRIFLDLKLYDIPNTVQSAMTVIGQLGVDYTTIHAAGGQAMLKAGAAGLKKGAALGNVRPAKLLAITQLTSTSEAQMQTEQLVNVSLPESVAHYAQLAQNSDCDGVVCSAQEVPTIREHTNADFLCVTPGIRPATSQTNDQKRAVTPHEAAQAESSAIVVGRPITQATNPYQAYQAIKSEWESFK, via the coding sequence ATGACTAACCCTTTAATTATCGCGCTCGACTTTCCAGACTGGGAAACAACAGATCGTTTTTTAGTGCAATTTCCAACTGATGAATCCTTATTCGTTAAAGTCGGCATGGAACTTTTTTACCAAGAGGGACCACAGCTGATTAAAACGTTAAAAGCGCGCGGCTATCGGATTTTTCTCGACCTAAAACTCTATGACATTCCAAACACCGTTCAAAGCGCGATGACTGTTATCGGCCAACTCGGTGTCGATTACACAACGATTCACGCAGCTGGTGGGCAGGCAATGCTCAAAGCAGGGGCGGCTGGTCTGAAAAAAGGCGCCGCACTTGGCAACGTGCGGCCCGCTAAACTACTAGCGATTACGCAGCTTACGTCGACCAGCGAAGCGCAAATGCAAACCGAACAACTCGTTAATGTCAGCCTACCAGAATCTGTCGCACACTATGCGCAACTCGCACAGAACTCGGATTGCGATGGCGTGGTCTGTTCTGCTCAAGAGGTGCCAACGATTCGCGAACACACCAATGCTGATTTTCTCTGCGTCACACCTGGGATTCGGCCAGCAACAAGCCAAACCAATGATCAAAAACGGGCTGTAACACCACACGAAGCCGCACAAGCTGAGAGCTCGGCGATTGTCGTTGGGCGCCCAATTACGCAAGCTACAAATCCATATCAAGCTTACCAAGCTATCAAATCAGAATGGGAGTCTTTCAAATGA
- a CDS encoding dihydroorotate dehydrogenase codes for MTDLAVTLPGLALKNPIMPASGCFGFGQEYGRYYDLNELGAIIIKAATKEPRLGNATPRVAETPSGMLNAIGLQNPGIEVIMQEKLPWLAEHYPELPIISNVAGNTEADYVAVCEQISQAPNVHAIELNISCPNVAHGGLEFGTSPEAAATLTKACVAVSQVPVYVKLSPNVTDIRPIAQAVEAAGAAGFSLINTLVGMRIDPKTRQPILANQTGGLSGPAIKTVAIRLIHQVRSISKLPIIGMGGVSTAADALELMAAGANAIAVGTANFSDPFACPKLIAALPDELAKYQLTDLKSFGLPQEGTHD; via the coding sequence ATGACAGACTTAGCAGTAACTTTACCAGGCTTAGCTTTAAAAAATCCGATTATGCCCGCCTCCGGGTGTTTTGGCTTCGGTCAGGAATACGGTCGCTATTATGACCTCAACGAACTTGGCGCAATTATTATCAAAGCGGCAACGAAAGAACCCCGACTTGGCAATGCGACACCACGGGTTGCTGAAACCCCAAGTGGGATGTTGAACGCGATTGGCTTACAAAATCCCGGGATTGAAGTCATTATGCAAGAAAAATTACCCTGGTTAGCCGAGCATTATCCCGAGTTACCAATCATCTCCAATGTCGCCGGCAATACCGAAGCTGATTACGTCGCTGTCTGTGAACAAATCAGCCAAGCGCCCAACGTCCATGCCATCGAACTGAATATCTCGTGCCCAAACGTGGCCCATGGCGGTCTTGAATTTGGCACATCACCAGAAGCCGCTGCCACGTTGACGAAGGCCTGTGTTGCAGTCAGCCAAGTGCCGGTTTACGTGAAGCTCTCACCAAACGTGACGGATATTCGTCCGATTGCGCAAGCAGTTGAAGCAGCGGGGGCAGCCGGCTTCTCATTAATCAATACACTGGTGGGGATGCGGATTGATCCAAAAACACGCCAACCAATTCTCGCTAATCAAACAGGCGGCTTATCTGGACCAGCGATAAAAACCGTTGCCATCCGGCTCATTCATCAAGTCCGTTCAATTTCGAAATTACCGATTATTGGAATGGGCGGTGTCTCAACAGCTGCGGATGCACTTGAATTAATGGCCGCCGGCGCCAATGCCATCGCAGTCGGCACTGCTAATTTCAGCGATCCATTTGCCTGTCCAAAACTAATCGCCGCATTACCAGATGAACTCGCTAAATATCAACTAACCGATTTAAAATCATTCGGTCTACCACAGGAGGGCACTCATGACTAA
- a CDS encoding dihydroorotate dehydrogenase electron transfer subunit, which yields MLPLEYQLTLTKQTEIAPSIYELCLTGDLAQQPIAPGQFVDIKIPSDALLLRRPFGIANVDRQTNTITLLYRVVGEGTTILSESPVGTSLSVLGPLGNGYPIDQLVAGQNALIIGGGTGIPPLHELSRQLNAKGVHVQHVFGFATKAAIFYEDHFRKLGPVAYATNDGSYGYQGHVGLLLDAQFADATTRYDAIYACGPKGLLMAVDNRFSEHPNAYISLEERMACGIGACYACVTKLKRDPSIQLKICDDGPVFKTNEVLI from the coding sequence ATGTTGCCATTAGAATACCAATTAACCCTCACTAAGCAAACCGAAATTGCCCCCAGTATCTATGAATTATGCCTCACCGGAGACCTCGCACAGCAACCCATTGCACCGGGACAATTTGTCGATATCAAAATCCCCAGTGACGCCCTTTTATTACGTCGGCCATTTGGGATTGCCAATGTCGACCGCCAAACTAACACGATTACCTTGTTATACCGCGTTGTTGGTGAAGGCACCACGATCTTAAGTGAATCACCGGTGGGCACAAGCTTGTCCGTCTTAGGGCCTCTTGGTAACGGTTATCCAATTGACCAATTAGTAGCCGGACAAAACGCGCTAATCATTGGTGGCGGGACTGGGATTCCACCATTACATGAACTCTCACGGCAACTTAATGCAAAAGGCGTTCACGTTCAACACGTGTTCGGCTTTGCAACTAAAGCAGCCATTTTCTATGAAGATCACTTTCGCAAGCTCGGGCCAGTCGCTTATGCGACAAATGATGGCTCGTACGGCTACCAAGGCCATGTTGGTTTATTACTCGATGCACAGTTTGCTGATGCGACAACCCGATATGATGCCATTTACGCATGCGGACCAAAAGGCTTGTTAATGGCCGTCGATAATCGATTCAGTGAGCATCCCAATGCCTATATCTCATTGGAAGAACGGATGGCTTGTGGGATTGGTGCCTGCTACGCCTGTGTCACCAAACTCAAACGTGATCCAAGCATTCAGCTCAAAATTTGCGATGACGGACCCGTCTTCAAAACAAATGAGGTGCTCATTTAA